A single window of Neospora caninum Liverpool complete genome, chromosome XII DNA harbors:
- a CDS encoding Diaminopimelate decarboxylase protein, related: MASFFRQQATLHQTPFYLYDEARIRENCRRLLAAFSWASEPFSTSQSALENVPRSPREALENRLGVRAASPSGAFTNYFAVKATPTPAILEILREEGLGADCSSLAELLLAEAAGFRGERIFFTSNDTPLEEFLKARDLGAIINLDDASHLDFLHEKLGGALPSILCFRFNPSAESRQATVQSNPMIMGRPEESKFGMTKTQLFRCISRARAWGVCRFALHAMILSNSLSVDEVVETARLLLTVAAEIKERLGTTIEMINLGGGFGVPYRPEEKDLDLHEVSARIRTWYKCTLALQGLAGTRIVTENGRLITADAGVLVTRVIHQKKTYKRFVGVDACMAHLMRPGMYGAYHHISVVPDRDRHDPRLPSRRNLFFSPDDEDEEAGVSDDAIYDVVGGLCENNDKFAVDRPLPRVDIGDLLLIHDVGAHGHSMCFNYNGRLRCAEYLRRLNGEVVMIRRAETLNDLFATIQEPSLPCGLSLLFATNHYEASTCAVSLPTLPHCFFWRLASSLSSSWWTRRLTSQASSPSAVLLWRRSCFVAILAGAAALATFSCLFSLRIARRR; the protein is encoded by the exons ATGGCTAGCTTTTTTCGGCAACAGGCAACACTTCACCAGACGCCGTTTTACCTATATGATGAAGCTCGCATTCGCGAGAActgccggcgtcttctcgccgcttttTCCTGGGCGTCCGAGCCCTTTTCAACGTCTCAGTCTGCTCTGGAGAATGTacctcgctctcctcgcgaGGCACTCGAGAACCGGCTTGGTgtgcgcgccgcctctcccagCGGTGCCTTCACGAACTACTTTGCTGTCAAGGCGACTCCGACTCCGGCGATTCTCGAGATTCTCAGAGAAGAGGGCCTAGGTGCGGACTGCAGCAGCTTGGCAGAGCTGTTGCTCGCGGAGGCTGCGGGATTCAGAGGAGAACGCATCTTCTTCACTTCCAACGATACGCCTCTCGAAGAATTTCTGAAAGCGCGAGACTTAGGCGCAATCATCAACCTAGACGATGCTTCACATCTGGACTTCCTCCATGAAAAGCTCGGAGGCGCCTTGCCATCTATCTTGTGCTTCCG TTTCAACCCTTCAGCGGAATCACGCCAGGCAACTGTCCAAAGCAATCCGATGATTATGGGTCGTCCAGAGGAGTCAAAATTTGGAATGACAAAGACGCAGCTCTTTCGCTGCATCTCTCGGGCACGCGCCTGGGGTGTTTGTCGCTTCGCGCTGCATGCCATGATTCTGTCGAATTCCCTCTCGGTGGACGAAGTTGTGGAAACGGCTCGCCTCCTACTAACCGTGGCAGCGGAGATCAAAGAGAGACTCGGCACCACGATAGAGATGATCAATCTAGGAGGGGGATTCGGAGTGCCCTACCGtccggaagaaaaggatcTTGACCTTCACGAGGTCTCTGCACGCATTCGGACCTGGTACAAATGTACCCTCGCTCTCCAAGGTCTTGCTGGCACTCGAATCGTGACCGAAAACGGGAGACTCATTACAGCCGACGCGGGTGTCTTGGTAACCAGAGTCATTCATCAGAAGAAGACCTACAAACGTTTCGTTG GCGTTGATGCGTGCATGGCTCACTTAATGCGCCCCGGCATGTATGGCGCCTACCACCATATCTCTGTTGTTCCCGACAGAGACCGTCACGACCCCCGACTGCCTTCGAGAAGGaacctgtttttctctccagatgACGAGGATGAAGAAGCAGGCGTCAGCGACGACGCAATATACGACGTT GTGGGTGGTCTGTGTGAGAACAATGACAAATTCGCTGTCGATCGTCCACTTCCTCGCGTAGATATAGGCGACCTTCTTCTCATCCACGACGTAGGCGCACATGGTCACTCGATGTGCTTCAACTACAACGGCCGCCTCAG ATGCGCGGAGTACCTAAGGCGCCTGAACGGTGAAGTTGTAATGATTCGGCGCGCTGAGACACTGAACGACCTTTTCGCGACGATCCAAGAGCCTTCACTGCCTTGCGGGTTATCTCTGCTCTTTGCCACCAATCACTACGAGGCTTCTACCTGTGCTGTTTCCTTGCCGACTCTTCCCCACTGCTTCTTCTGGCGTCTGGCCTCGTCGCTGAGCTCGTCGTGGTGGACTCGCCGATTGACATCAcaggcgtcttctccgtctgctgTACTGCTCTGGAGAAGGTCGTGCTTTGTGGCAATTCTAGCTGGCGCAGCCGCTCTTGCCACGTTcagctgtcttttctcgttgAGAATCGCAAGGAGGCGATAG